The Spirosoma foliorum genome has a window encoding:
- the thrC gene encoding threonine synthase yields the protein MRFYSTNNPEITVTTEQALFHSMPADKGLYMPTPLPHLGTQFFDDISGQSLAEIGFEISKALFGDEISKADLEELTHRAFPFDTPVVNLEAGRMAVLELFHGPSLAFKDVGARYMAALMSYYSKRSDKEINILVATSGDTGGAVAMGFHNVHGVRVSILYPSGRVSDLQEKQLTTLGGNVQAFEVDGSFDDCQAIVKQAFVDAELNAQLSLSSANSINIFRLIPQGFYYVRAYGQVRNHQKPIVFSTPSGNFGNLSAGVMVQQMGLPVDHFVAATNLNHVVPDYLTTGTYIPKESVATISNAMDVGSPSNFVRLSHLYGDNFNQFKANVSGYFYDDDATRAGMQKIYAKYGYIACPHTAIGIMGAQDFLVESKQNSIGIALATAHPSKFKPLVEEVLNLTVDVPERLAKLADRPKHSIFIPAQYEAFKESLLQTVA from the coding sequence ATGCGTTTTTACAGTACAAATAATCCAGAAATAACCGTAACAACTGAGCAAGCCCTTTTTCATAGCATGCCAGCTGATAAGGGTTTATACATGCCCACTCCCCTACCTCATTTAGGCACTCAATTTTTTGATGATATTTCTGGGCAATCGTTAGCAGAAATCGGTTTTGAGATCAGTAAAGCGCTGTTTGGCGATGAGATTAGTAAAGCGGATTTGGAAGAGTTAACCCATCGGGCATTTCCGTTTGATACTCCTGTTGTTAATCTGGAAGCAGGTAGAATGGCTGTTTTGGAGTTATTTCACGGCCCTTCGTTAGCCTTTAAAGATGTTGGTGCACGTTACATGGCGGCCTTAATGTCTTATTACTCGAAGCGTAGTGATAAAGAAATTAATATTCTGGTAGCCACTTCTGGTGATACAGGTGGTGCAGTTGCTATGGGATTTCACAATGTTCATGGAGTTCGGGTTTCTATTCTTTACCCAAGCGGCCGTGTTAGCGATTTGCAAGAAAAACAATTGACCACACTTGGTGGAAACGTTCAGGCATTTGAAGTTGACGGCTCTTTCGACGATTGTCAGGCTATAGTCAAACAAGCTTTTGTTGATGCTGAATTAAACGCTCAGCTTTCGCTTTCTTCAGCGAATTCGATCAATATCTTTCGGTTGATTCCTCAAGGCTTTTACTACGTTCGAGCTTATGGTCAGGTTCGGAATCATCAAAAACCTATCGTTTTTTCAACACCCAGTGGAAATTTTGGTAATCTGAGCGCCGGAGTCATGGTTCAACAAATGGGTTTGCCTGTTGATCATTTCGTTGCGGCAACTAACCTCAATCATGTTGTTCCCGACTACTTAACAACTGGAACTTACATACCCAAAGAATCTGTGGCAACTATTTCAAATGCCATGGATGTCGGTAGTCCAAGTAATTTCGTTCGTCTTTCCCATTTATATGGAGATAATTTTAATCAGTTTAAAGCCAATGTTTCAGGCTATTTCTATGATGATGATGCAACACGGGCTGGAATGCAGAAAATTTATGCGAAATATGGCTATATAGCTTGCCCTCATACTGCCATAGGTATTATGGGCGCACAAGATTTTCTAGTTGAATCGAAACAGAATAGCATTGGTATTGCACTAGCCACGGCTCATCCATCGAAATTTAAACCACTTGTTGAAGAAGTACTGAATTTAACTGTTGATGTGCCCGAGCGACTAGCCAAGTTAGCCGATCGTCCTAAACATAGTATTTTTATTCCGGCTCAATACGAGGCTTTTAAAGAATCTTTGCTTCAAACAGTAGCCTAA
- a CDS encoding LOG family protein — protein sequence MQSIVVYCASSLGTNPIYNEVAIELGQKMAARNIRLIYGGGGFGLMGNVANAVLQGSGEVTGVIPNFLADLEVAHTTLTEIHFVETMHERKFKMVQLAKGVITLPGGYGTLDELFEILAWRQLKLYDGPVVVININGFYDLMLQQLDRMVADGFLKAENRKLLLVASSVDEALRLLSDFWESL from the coding sequence ATGCAAAGCATTGTTGTTTATTGTGCATCAAGCCTTGGCACCAATCCAATTTATAACGAAGTTGCTATTGAGCTTGGGCAAAAGATGGCCGCTCGTAACATTCGCCTGATTTACGGTGGTGGTGGCTTTGGGCTAATGGGTAATGTCGCTAACGCTGTTTTACAAGGCAGTGGAGAAGTAACGGGCGTAATCCCGAATTTCCTAGCCGACCTTGAGGTTGCTCATACTACGCTTACGGAAATACATTTTGTCGAAACAATGCACGAACGGAAGTTTAAAATGGTGCAATTGGCAAAAGGTGTAATTACACTTCCTGGTGGCTACGGTACGCTCGACGAATTATTCGAGATTTTAGCCTGGCGACAACTTAAGCTTTATGATGGGCCAGTTGTTGTCATTAATATTAATGGTTTTTATGATCTAATGCTCCAACAACTAGATCGTATGGTTGCAGATGGCTTCTTGAAAGCCGAAAATCGTAAGCTATTGCTTGTTGCTAGTTCAGTTGATGAAGCCTTGCGACTGCTAAGTGATTTCTGGGAGTCTTTGTAA
- the mnmG gene encoding tRNA uridine-5-carboxymethylaminomethyl(34) synthesis enzyme MnmG, whose protein sequence is MYSSYDVIVVGAGHAGCEAASAAATMGSRVLLITMNMQTIAQMSCNPAMGGVAKGQIVREVDALGGLSGIISDKSMIQFRMLNRSKGPAMWSPRCQSDRNLFAWEWRKALEGNKNIDFWQDTVNEVIAKDGRAVGVKTSLGVEFSAKSVVLTNGTFLNGKMFIGEKVFGGGRTAERSATGLTEQLISLGFEAGRMKTGTPPRVDGRSLDYNKMEEQLGDENPGKFSYTNTPKLSKQRSCWITYTNQAVHDELKTGFEKSPMFTGRIKGLGPRYCPSVEDKINRFADKDRHQIFVEPEGWDTVEVYVNGFSTSLPETVQYNALRKIEGFENVRMFRPGYAVEYDFFPPTQLKPTLETHLVQNLFFAGQINGTTGYEEAACQGLMAGINAHRNAHEEAEFTIKRSEGYIGVLIDDLITKGTEEPYRMFTSRAEYRTLLRQDNADLRLTEKGYAIGLASQERYDSMLVKRDGLAELTEAIRATRVKPEEINDWLTSKNSAVLREKSSFYTLLKRPEIDQEDVKELLKLVPNMPGVGEEIIEQTVIEIKYEDYLNREKQNADKLDKWENLSINPAFDYDRLKALSFEGKEKLKRLRPATIGQASRISGVSPSDVSILLVYMGR, encoded by the coding sequence ATGTATTCTTCTTACGACGTCATTGTTGTTGGTGCAGGTCATGCGGGATGTGAAGCGGCAAGTGCAGCTGCGACGATGGGTTCCCGAGTATTACTGATCACAATGAACATGCAAACAATCGCACAAATGTCCTGTAACCCAGCAATGGGTGGCGTAGCCAAAGGACAAATTGTTCGAGAAGTTGATGCACTGGGTGGATTATCAGGAATTATCAGCGATAAAAGCATGATTCAATTTCGCATGCTCAATCGTTCGAAAGGGCCAGCCATGTGGAGTCCACGATGCCAGAGTGATCGAAATTTATTTGCTTGGGAATGGAGAAAAGCATTGGAAGGAAACAAAAACATTGATTTCTGGCAGGATACTGTCAATGAAGTTATTGCAAAAGATGGAAGAGCAGTTGGGGTAAAAACGAGCTTAGGTGTAGAATTTTCAGCCAAATCGGTAGTCTTGACAAACGGTACGTTTTTAAACGGCAAGATGTTTATTGGGGAAAAAGTGTTTGGAGGAGGGCGAACGGCGGAACGGTCTGCAACAGGCTTAACAGAACAATTGATAAGTTTAGGCTTTGAAGCTGGTCGAATGAAAACCGGTACACCTCCACGAGTGGATGGCCGGAGTCTAGATTATAACAAAATGGAAGAGCAACTTGGAGACGAAAATCCAGGAAAGTTTTCCTATACAAATACACCGAAACTAAGCAAACAACGGAGCTGCTGGATTACCTATACCAATCAGGCAGTACACGATGAGCTGAAAACAGGTTTCGAAAAATCACCCATGTTTACGGGTCGAATTAAAGGATTAGGTCCTCGCTATTGTCCATCCGTTGAAGATAAAATTAATCGATTTGCAGATAAAGATCGGCATCAAATTTTCGTGGAACCAGAGGGATGGGATACTGTTGAAGTGTATGTAAATGGATTTTCAACGTCCCTTCCAGAGACTGTCCAGTATAACGCCTTGCGGAAAATCGAAGGATTTGAGAACGTACGTATGTTCCGACCAGGCTATGCCGTTGAGTATGATTTCTTTCCCCCGACCCAATTAAAGCCCACTCTAGAGACACACTTAGTACAAAATCTCTTTTTTGCAGGGCAAATAAATGGTACAACAGGTTATGAAGAAGCAGCTTGTCAAGGGCTGATGGCAGGCATCAACGCGCATCGAAATGCGCACGAAGAGGCCGAATTTACGATCAAACGTTCAGAGGGATATATAGGTGTATTGATTGATGATCTGATTACAAAAGGTACAGAAGAGCCTTACCGTATGTTTACCTCAAGAGCTGAGTACCGTACTTTGTTGCGCCAGGACAATGCGGATTTAAGACTAACAGAAAAAGGATATGCCATCGGTTTAGCCTCTCAGGAACGGTATGATAGTATGCTTGTAAAACGCGATGGCCTGGCAGAATTAACCGAAGCTATACGGGCCACAAGAGTAAAGCCAGAAGAAATAAACGATTGGTTAACCTCTAAAAATAGTGCGGTACTACGTGAAAAAAGCAGCTTCTATACCTTACTGAAACGCCCTGAAATAGATCAGGAAGATGTAAAAGAGTTGTTGAAACTAGTTCCTAATATGCCTGGGGTAGGGGAGGAGATCATCGAGCAAACCGTTATAGAAATTAAATACGAAGACTATTTGAATCGAGAAAAACAAAATGCGGACAAGCTAGATAAATGGGAAAATCTATCGATCAATCCCGCTTTTGATTATGATCGACTCAAAGCACTTTCGTTTGAAGGAAAAGAAAAGTTGAAGCGCTTACGTCCAGCAACCATCGGCCAAGCCTCCCGAATTAGCGGTGTGAGCCCATCCGATGTTTCGATTTTATTGGTCTATATGGGCCGTTAG
- the pruA gene encoding L-glutamate gamma-semialdehyde dehydrogenase, translating into MSFGFFNAPTPANEPVREYRPGSPEREAVKAALADFRANETDIPMHIGGKEVRTERKLRVAPPHDHQHTLGYFYEGDAQHVKKAIEAALSAKEAWAGLSWEHRASIFLKAADLLAGPYRARINAATMLGQSKNAYQAEIDSACELIDFLRFNVHYATEIYHQQPNSSPGVWNRLEYRPLEGFVFALTPFNFTAIAGNLPTSAALMGNTVVWKPAYTQALSAKVIMDVLNEAGLPKGVINLIFVDGPVAGDIIFNHADFAGIHFTGSTGVFQQIWGTIGANIHKYKSYPRIVGETGGKDFVLVHESAHADEVATGLVRGAFEYQGQKCSAASRAYLPSTLWPAVEAKMKEFLAEIKMGGTEDFTNFINAVIDERAFKKITAYIDEAKKSAQVIVVAGGNYDGSKGYFIEPTVLKVSDPTYRTMCEEIFGPILSIYVYEPSEFDKMIETVNTTSPYALTGSIFAEDRYIIEEVTHKLQNAAGNFYINDKPTGAVVGQQPFGGARASGTNDKAGSALNLYRWVSARTIKETYVSPKNYGYPFLQPE; encoded by the coding sequence ATGTCCTTCGGATTTTTTAATGCCCCCACACCGGCAAATGAGCCGGTCAGAGAATACCGACCTGGCTCTCCTGAACGCGAAGCAGTTAAAGCAGCATTAGCTGATTTCCGTGCCAACGAAACGGATATCCCAATGCATATTGGTGGAAAAGAAGTTAGAACTGAACGTAAACTTCGCGTAGCTCCGCCCCATGATCACCAACATACATTAGGTTATTTTTATGAAGGCGATGCCCAACACGTTAAGAAAGCAATAGAAGCTGCACTCTCCGCAAAAGAAGCCTGGGCTGGTTTATCCTGGGAACATCGGGCCAGTATTTTCTTAAAAGCCGCCGATCTGCTTGCAGGCCCCTATCGAGCACGAATTAACGCTGCAACAATGCTCGGACAGTCGAAAAATGCATATCAGGCCGAAATTGATTCAGCTTGTGAATTAATAGATTTCCTTCGATTCAATGTGCATTATGCAACAGAGATATACCATCAACAGCCTAATTCCTCCCCTGGAGTGTGGAATCGGTTGGAATATCGCCCGCTTGAAGGCTTTGTTTTTGCATTGACGCCATTCAATTTTACCGCTATTGCTGGTAACCTACCTACTTCTGCAGCTTTAATGGGCAACACAGTCGTTTGGAAACCGGCGTACACGCAAGCTCTTTCAGCTAAAGTAATTATGGATGTGCTGAATGAAGCTGGTTTACCTAAGGGAGTGATTAATTTGATTTTTGTCGATGGACCGGTGGCTGGCGACATTATTTTTAACCATGCCGACTTTGCTGGTATTCATTTTACAGGGAGTACAGGAGTTTTTCAACAAATTTGGGGCACAATTGGAGCCAATATCCACAAATACAAAAGTTATCCACGTATTGTAGGTGAAACCGGTGGAAAAGACTTTGTATTGGTTCATGAATCGGCCCATGCCGACGAGGTAGCTACAGGATTAGTACGTGGTGCATTTGAATATCAGGGACAAAAATGTTCAGCGGCCTCCCGCGCATACCTTCCTTCAACGCTTTGGCCAGCGGTTGAAGCAAAAATGAAGGAATTCTTAGCTGAGATAAAAATGGGTGGAACCGAGGATTTTACCAATTTTATTAATGCTGTTATCGACGAACGAGCTTTTAAAAAAATCACGGCATATATAGACGAGGCTAAAAAAAGCGCCCAAGTAATAGTTGTGGCAGGTGGTAACTACGACGGTTCAAAAGGCTACTTTATTGAACCAACGGTGTTGAAAGTAAGTGATCCAACTTACCGGACAATGTGTGAGGAGATTTTTGGTCCTATATTATCTATATATGTTTATGAGCCGTCTGAATTCGATAAGATGATTGAAACGGTTAATACAACCTCTCCTTATGCCCTAACAGGCTCTATTTTCGCAGAGGATCGATATATAATAGAGGAAGTAACCCATAAGCTCCAAAATGCTGCTGGTAACTTTTATATTAATGACAAACCCACGGGAGCAGTAGTTGGGCAACAACCTTTTGGTGGGGCGAGAGCATCGGGTACTAATGATAAAGCAGGCTCTGCTTTGAACCTATATCGCTGGGTTTCAGCCAGAACAATTAAAGAGACGTATGTTTCTCCCAAAAATTATGGCTACCCATTCCTACAACCTGAATAA
- a CDS encoding UDP-N-acetylmuramate--L-alanine ligase — MPQSIHFISMGGSAMHNLALALQKQGHTITGSDDTIYEPSRTRLQQYSLLPAEMGWFPDKINTGLDAVIVGMHARKDNPELAKAIELGLPIYSYPEFIYQQSQEKQRIVIAGSHGKTTIAAMILHALKYHNRIFDYWIGDPIDGFDTTVQLSSTAPLIIIEGDEYASSPIDSRPKFLHYKPHIALISGIAWDHINLYPTWDEYVDQFESLAEAMPKAGILIFDESDDMLDVIGQKERDDITKVPYFPHPEKVIDGQTYLITKQGKQIPIQLFGQHNLKNIAGAMTVCDRIGITEEQFYEAIPSFKGVSYRLEKIAESGNRIVYRDFAHSPAKVEAATEAVKQQYPSKELIAMVELHTFSSLNKAFLDQYNATMNAADEAVVFIDTKTLADNHLSLITTEEVKAAFDHKNLHVFTDAATLQDYLRTKQGKKDQIFLLMSSGTFDGMNVKAVADELTHY, encoded by the coding sequence ATGCCCCAGTCTATTCATTTCATTTCCATGGGTGGCAGTGCCATGCACAACTTGGCGCTAGCTCTACAGAAACAAGGCCACACGATTACTGGCTCCGACGATACGATCTATGAACCTTCGCGAACGCGACTGCAACAGTATAGTTTACTGCCTGCTGAAATGGGTTGGTTCCCGGATAAAATCAATACGGGTTTAGATGCCGTTATTGTTGGCATGCATGCCCGGAAGGACAATCCAGAACTAGCAAAAGCAATCGAATTAGGTTTACCCATTTATTCGTATCCCGAATTTATTTATCAGCAAAGTCAGGAAAAGCAGCGAATCGTTATTGCGGGTAGTCACGGCAAAACAACGATTGCAGCCATGATTCTGCACGCACTGAAATACCATAACCGAATCTTCGATTACTGGATTGGTGATCCAATTGATGGGTTTGACACGACCGTTCAGTTATCCTCAACAGCTCCGTTGATTATTATTGAAGGCGATGAATATGCATCGTCACCGATTGATTCACGCCCAAAGTTTTTACATTACAAGCCCCATATTGCACTTATTAGCGGTATTGCCTGGGACCATATTAATTTATATCCGACCTGGGATGAATATGTTGATCAGTTTGAGTCATTAGCAGAGGCAATGCCCAAAGCAGGTATACTGATTTTTGACGAGTCAGATGATATGCTCGACGTTATTGGTCAGAAAGAACGGGATGATATAACCAAAGTCCCGTATTTTCCTCACCCTGAGAAAGTTATTGATGGCCAAACCTACCTAATCACAAAACAGGGAAAACAGATACCTATTCAGTTATTTGGCCAACATAATCTTAAAAACATTGCTGGAGCTATGACTGTTTGTGACCGTATCGGCATCACAGAAGAACAGTTTTACGAAGCTATTCCAAGTTTCAAAGGAGTAAGCTATAGGTTAGAAAAAATCGCAGAATCAGGTAATCGGATTGTGTATCGTGATTTCGCTCATTCCCCAGCTAAAGTTGAAGCAGCAACGGAAGCTGTAAAGCAACAATATCCTTCCAAAGAATTAATAGCCATGGTTGAGCTCCATACGTTCAGCAGCTTAAACAAAGCTTTTCTGGATCAATATAACGCTACAATGAATGCTGCGGATGAAGCTGTGGTATTTATTGATACGAAAACGTTAGCTGATAATCATCTAAGTCTGATCACAACTGAGGAAGTTAAAGCCGCGTTCGATCATAAGAATTTACACGTTTTTACTGATGCGGCTACCTTACAGGATTATCTACGAACCAAACAGGGTAAGAAAGACCAAATTTTTCTGCTGATGAGTTCTGGAACATTCGATGGAATGAATGTAAAGGCTGTAGCAGACGAATTAACCCATTACTAA
- a CDS encoding class I SAM-dependent methyltransferase: protein METITECPVCGDNQFKPFLVCNDYLVSQQKFAIQECNTCNFRLTNPRPDANSIGQYYKSEDYVSHNDEGKGLVNTAYRVVRNYTLRSKLNLINKLNGGKGRLLDVGCGTGAFLENCKIAGWEVMGMEPDTDARAIAQKKLQVEIKPNLNALVGEGPFDIISLWHVLEHIPNVNEIIPQLHQLLANKGTLLIAVPNSDSYDAHYFKEYWAAYDVPRHLYHFTPTTIKPLFQKHGFALVDQKPMVFDAFYIAMLSTRYQSGKTDYLKSIRVGLSSNNAANRTGNSSSLIYLFQKAQ from the coding sequence TTGGAAACGATAACAGAATGCCCAGTTTGTGGCGACAATCAATTTAAGCCATTCTTAGTCTGTAACGACTATTTAGTTAGCCAACAAAAATTCGCTATACAGGAATGTAATACGTGCAATTTTCGATTAACCAATCCTCGGCCAGATGCCAATTCAATTGGTCAGTATTATAAATCGGAGGATTATGTATCTCATAATGACGAAGGGAAAGGCCTGGTCAATACCGCATACCGTGTCGTTCGTAATTATACATTGCGTTCTAAACTCAACTTGATTAATAAATTGAATGGAGGAAAAGGTCGGCTTCTAGACGTCGGTTGCGGAACAGGAGCTTTCCTCGAAAATTGTAAAATTGCCGGTTGGGAAGTAATGGGTATGGAACCCGATACGGATGCTCGCGCCATTGCTCAGAAAAAATTACAAGTCGAAATCAAACCTAACTTAAATGCCCTAGTAGGGGAGGGGCCGTTTGACATTATTTCTCTTTGGCATGTACTTGAGCATATTCCAAATGTCAATGAAATCATTCCTCAACTACATCAACTATTAGCAAATAAAGGCACGCTACTAATTGCTGTACCTAATTCTGATTCCTATGATGCTCATTATTTTAAAGAGTATTGGGCAGCCTATGATGTTCCTCGTCACCTCTACCATTTTACGCCAACAACGATAAAGCCACTTTTTCAAAAACATGGCTTTGCCTTAGTTGATCAGAAACCCATGGTATTCGATGCGTTTTACATCGCGATGTTGAGCACTCGCTACCAAAGTGGAAAAACAGATTATCTGAAAAGTATACGAGTAGGACTATCATCTAATAATGCAGCTAATCGAACCGGTAATTCGTCTAGCTTAATTTATCTGTTCCAGAAAGCTCAATAA
- a CDS encoding tetratricopeptide repeat protein has product MLIRSKVIVTLLWLLSAGLVYGQGGTTLAEEYYKAGEFEKAANEYAKLLKTDVTWTRLTRYITSLQKTNKAEEAVKYLRKQQRSDEANRSYYELLSGQLATQQGDTTQSQTQYTAALQSSKSSITKLEKLATAFNEVGETRWAVKTLETAREVSKDPTSYSEDLMALYRATGQTEKAIDEIITTSKQTDKKETVLAALQGFINTKDEPLVEKALYTKIQQEPNELAYNELLIWYFVQKQKFSRALLQEKATDKRMKLNGSRVYDLGMLAMNNKEYKAAADAFEYVTTTYPQGQLYPFARRLVISAREEQVKNTYPIDKLEIRKLISDYQRMLQEIGTNTKTLEALRSTANLYGNYLDSKDTALTVLDLAIDLGKADKNFVDRCKLDKGDIYLLKGEPWESTLLYSQVEKSQKEELLGYEAKLKNAKLHYYKGNFSVAKDLLDVLKLATSREIANDAEQLSLLIVDNTGMDSTEAAMRWYADTELLLLQNKTDEAVDNLNKMLTKYSDHSIADEVLWLRANTYMKQGKNAEALEDLKLIVNKYPNDILGDDALFTQGKIYDERLKDKATAMEAYQKVLTKYPGSIYGAEARKRYRALRGDTVN; this is encoded by the coding sequence ATGTTAATAAGGTCAAAAGTCATTGTTACGTTGCTATGGCTGTTGTCAGCCGGGTTGGTGTATGGCCAAGGGGGGACAACGCTGGCCGAAGAATATTACAAAGCTGGCGAGTTTGAAAAGGCCGCTAACGAATATGCCAAGCTGTTGAAAACAGACGTGACGTGGACACGACTGACACGGTATATCACAAGCCTCCAAAAAACAAATAAAGCCGAGGAAGCAGTCAAGTATTTACGAAAGCAGCAGCGCAGTGATGAAGCTAATCGATCGTACTATGAATTGTTGAGTGGGCAACTAGCCACACAACAAGGTGATACAACACAATCGCAAACTCAGTACACGGCGGCTTTACAATCAAGTAAATCGTCGATTACGAAACTGGAAAAGCTGGCAACGGCCTTTAATGAAGTCGGTGAAACGCGCTGGGCTGTTAAAACGCTTGAAACGGCACGAGAGGTCAGCAAAGATCCAACGTCGTATAGCGAAGATTTAATGGCCCTCTATCGGGCGACTGGCCAGACTGAGAAAGCAATCGACGAAATTATCACGACCAGTAAGCAGACAGATAAAAAAGAAACGGTTCTGGCAGCTCTACAAGGGTTTATCAACACAAAAGATGAACCGCTTGTGGAAAAGGCACTTTATACCAAAATTCAGCAAGAGCCAAATGAGTTGGCATATAATGAACTGCTGATTTGGTATTTCGTACAAAAGCAAAAGTTTAGCCGGGCATTGTTGCAGGAGAAAGCTACTGATAAGCGAATGAAGCTAAATGGCAGTCGTGTCTATGATTTAGGCATGTTGGCAATGAACAATAAAGAATATAAAGCAGCTGCGGATGCATTTGAATATGTAACAACAACTTATCCACAAGGTCAGCTTTATCCGTTTGCTCGTCGGTTAGTTATCAGTGCTCGTGAGGAACAGGTTAAGAATACATACCCAATTGATAAGCTTGAAATTAGAAAATTGATTTCCGATTATCAGCGTATGCTACAGGAAATCGGTACCAATACCAAAACACTGGAAGCTCTCAGAAGTACAGCCAACCTCTATGGGAACTATCTTGATAGCAAAGACACTGCGTTAACAGTGTTGGATTTGGCAATTGATTTAGGGAAGGCCGATAAAAATTTCGTAGATCGTTGTAAACTTGACAAGGGCGACATTTATCTGCTGAAAGGCGAGCCCTGGGAATCCACATTGTTGTATTCTCAAGTGGAAAAGTCTCAAAAAGAAGAGCTATTGGGTTACGAGGCAAAGCTTAAAAATGCCAAGCTTCACTATTACAAAGGCAATTTCTCGGTGGCGAAGGATTTGTTAGATGTACTTAAATTAGCTACATCTCGTGAAATTGCTAATGATGCTGAACAGCTTAGTTTATTAATTGTGGATAACACAGGTATGGACAGTACAGAAGCTGCTATGCGCTGGTATGCTGATACGGAATTGCTTCTTCTACAGAACAAAACAGATGAGGCTGTGGATAACCTCAATAAAATGTTGACAAAGTATAGCGATCACAGCATTGCCGATGAAGTACTCTGGCTTCGGGCAAATACATACATGAAGCAAGGAAAAAATGCTGAAGCGCTTGAGGATCTGAAACTAATTGTTAATAAGTATCCTAATGACATTCTGGGCGATGATGCTTTATTCACCCAGGGTAAAATCTATGATGAGCGCTTGAAAGATAAAGCAACTGCCATGGAGGCCTATCAGAAGGTACTTACCAAATATCCAGGAAGCATATATGGGGCTGAAGCTCGTAAGCGATACCGGGCTTTACGGGGTGATACCGTAAATTGA